Proteins from a single region of Cystobacter fuscus DSM 2262:
- a CDS encoding LysM peptidoglycan-binding domain-containing protein — MRSPSWIVLLLCAGCTAHVASTVPAPPVTTASSEGPPPAEATAPSVPPSPEALPATSPPAETLAVAPSPAAAPSAEAEEEDDEESAESAEGEEETETSADASMPSGPFYTAEYPDDALTEMWKKQPKELGSISVGFVHSGRMVNSVQFPRGDAWIVVSPELAWATQETIDYTTRAIREVRAAYPKAPALRVNQISSRDGGYLRPHKSHQSGRDVDLGFYYPTVDPIRAREREKYIDPELNWALIKSLVQHTDVQMILVDKRVQKVLREHALSKGEDPKWVASLFGDSALIKHARGHRDHFHVRFYNPRAQELGWRIAPLLALQPDQNMVMHRVRSGDTLGGIALRYGSGVQAIKKASRLRSILLRIGQVLAVPLRGPCTRCPVPPPVIVPPRKLPPGLAPEAPALASTPAPAPAPVETAVAPVEPAPSANPTETATAEPTPAPAEPTPSEPAVVSAQETPAATEPVPALQPVETTEPAPSEMPAHATSPVEKSERGTLTAGSAAGTVQ, encoded by the coding sequence GTGCGTTCCCCATCCTGGATAGTCCTGTTGCTGTGCGCGGGTTGCACCGCGCATGTCGCGTCCACCGTCCCCGCCCCCCCGGTGACGACCGCCTCCTCGGAAGGCCCGCCGCCAGCCGAGGCCACCGCTCCCTCGGTGCCCCCCTCGCCCGAGGCGCTCCCGGCGACCAGTCCCCCGGCCGAGACCCTCGCCGTGGCGCCCTCCCCGGCCGCCGCCCCGAGCGCCGAGGCGGAGGAAGAGGACGACGAGGAGTCGGCGGAGAGCGCGGAGGGCGAGGAGGAGACCGAGACGAGCGCGGACGCCTCGATGCCCTCGGGGCCCTTCTATACGGCCGAGTACCCGGACGACGCGCTCACGGAGATGTGGAAGAAGCAGCCCAAGGAGCTCGGCTCCATCTCGGTGGGCTTCGTGCACAGCGGCCGGATGGTGAACTCGGTCCAGTTCCCCCGAGGGGATGCGTGGATCGTCGTGTCGCCCGAGCTGGCGTGGGCCACCCAGGAGACGATCGACTACACCACCCGGGCCATCCGCGAGGTCCGCGCCGCCTACCCCAAGGCCCCCGCCCTCCGGGTCAATCAGATCAGCTCCCGTGACGGCGGCTACCTGCGCCCGCACAAGAGCCACCAGTCCGGCCGGGACGTGGATCTCGGCTTCTACTACCCCACGGTGGATCCCATCCGGGCGCGCGAGCGCGAGAAGTACATCGATCCCGAGCTCAACTGGGCACTCATCAAGTCCCTCGTCCAGCACACCGACGTGCAGATGATCCTCGTGGACAAGCGCGTGCAGAAGGTCCTGCGCGAGCACGCCCTGAGCAAGGGCGAGGATCCGAAGTGGGTCGCCTCGCTCTTCGGGGACTCGGCCCTCATCAAGCACGCGCGCGGCCACCGCGATCACTTCCACGTGCGCTTCTACAACCCGCGCGCCCAGGAGCTGGGCTGGCGCATCGCCCCGCTGCTCGCGCTCCAGCCGGATCAGAACATGGTCATGCACCGGGTGCGCTCGGGTGACACGCTCGGCGGCATCGCGCTGCGCTACGGCTCCGGCGTGCAGGCCATCAAGAAGGCCAGCCGGCTGCGCAGCATCCTCTTGCGGATCGGCCAGGTGCTCGCGGTCCCCCTGCGCGGCCCCTGCACCCGCTGCCCCGTGCCGCCTCCCGTCATCGTCCCGCCGCGCAAGCTTCCGCCGGGACTCGCCCCGGAGGCCCCCGCCCTGGCCAGCACGCCCGCCCCCGCCCCCGCTCCAGTCGAGACGGCCGTGGCCCCCGTCGAGCCCGCGCCCTCGGCCAACCCCACCGAGACGGCCACCGCCGAGCCCACGCCCGCTCCCGCTGAGCCCACGCCCAGCGAGCCCGCCGTCGTGAGCGCGCAGGAGACCCCGGCGGCCACGGAGCCCGTGCCGGCCCTGCAGCCCGTCGAGACGACGGAGCCCGCCCCCTCGGAGATGCCCGCGCACGCGACGTCCCCGGTGGAGAAGTCCGAGCGCGGGACCCTGACCGCGGGCAGCGCGGCCGGAACCGTGCAGTAG
- a CDS encoding class I SAM-dependent methyltransferase encodes MSYFGELYLRSTLPFLSAEMTQREVAYLERAFQGLALPGPIVDLGCGHGRHAAPLNTRGALAGRILGLELDALSLRERLPGFPVVRADLRSLPFRPGSLAGAYAWYSTLFVFSDEEHVALLREVARSLRPGGLLVLHTAPRERLESEPQASFSGRLPDGSHLEEESRFDAVRGRDEATRRLTLPDGRVLSGRYGIRYYRLEELTQLLESTGFSVEWIHGGLEGEPPSESSLDLIVGARVRPA; translated from the coding sequence CTGAGCTACTTTGGCGAGTTGTACCTGCGCTCCACGCTGCCCTTCCTCTCCGCGGAGATGACCCAGAGGGAAGTGGCCTACCTCGAGCGCGCCTTCCAGGGCCTCGCGCTCCCGGGCCCCATCGTGGACCTGGGCTGTGGCCATGGCCGGCACGCCGCCCCGCTGAACACCCGGGGCGCCCTGGCGGGCCGCATCCTCGGCCTGGAGTTGGATGCCCTGTCCCTGCGCGAGCGCCTCCCGGGCTTTCCCGTGGTGCGCGCCGATCTGCGCTCGCTTCCCTTCCGCCCCGGCTCCCTGGCCGGGGCCTACGCCTGGTACTCGACCCTGTTCGTCTTCTCCGACGAGGAGCACGTGGCGCTGTTGCGCGAGGTGGCGCGGAGTCTGCGACCGGGGGGCCTGCTGGTGTTGCACACCGCGCCGCGCGAGCGCCTGGAGTCCGAGCCCCAGGCGTCCTTCTCGGGCCGCCTGCCCGACGGCAGCCACCTGGAAGAGGAGAGCCGCTTCGACGCGGTGCGTGGTCGGGACGAGGCCACCCGCCGCTTGACGCTGCCCGACGGGCGCGTGCTCTCGGGCCGCTACGGCATCCGGTATTACCGGCTCGAGGAGTTGACCCAACTGCTGGAATCCACGGGGTTTTCGGTGGAGTGGATCCACGGCGGGCTGGAGGGGGAGCCTCCCTCGGAGTCCTCCCTGGATCTCATCGTGGGCGCGCGGGTGCGGCCTGCCTGA
- a CDS encoding DsbA family oxidoreductase, protein MKIDVFSDIVCPWCFIGTERLERALDSLGMAATARVEHHAFMLRSDTPRTGSNLHEELRAKYGVDPQAMFERVESAARESGIPLELSRQPLTYPTQWAHTLLRHAGPKGTQKALARALFGAYFLEGRDIADPVELRRLAVAHGFSDEEATRLLEDPREFELTQRASDEAHQRGIRGVPFFVFNERFAVSGAQPESVFREAIQRAATG, encoded by the coding sequence ATGAAGATCGACGTGTTCTCCGACATCGTCTGCCCGTGGTGCTTCATCGGCACCGAGCGGCTCGAGCGTGCGCTCGACTCGCTCGGCATGGCCGCCACGGCCCGGGTCGAGCACCATGCCTTCATGCTCCGGTCCGACACGCCCCGCACCGGGAGCAATCTCCACGAGGAACTGCGCGCGAAGTACGGCGTGGATCCCCAGGCGATGTTCGAGCGGGTCGAGTCCGCCGCCCGGGAGAGTGGCATCCCCCTGGAGCTGTCCCGGCAGCCCCTCACCTACCCCACCCAGTGGGCCCACACGCTCTTGCGGCACGCGGGACCCAAGGGCACCCAGAAGGCGCTCGCCCGCGCGCTCTTCGGCGCGTATTTCCTCGAGGGCCGCGACATCGCCGACCCGGTGGAGCTGCGGCGCCTGGCCGTCGCGCACGGCTTCTCGGACGAGGAGGCCACGCGCCTGCTCGAGGACCCGCGCGAGTTCGAGCTCACCCAGCGCGCGTCGGACGAGGCCCACCAGCGGGGCATCCGCGGCGTCCCCTTCTTCGTCTTCAACGAGCGCTTCGCCGTGTCGGGGGCCCAGCCGGAGAGCGTGTTCCGTGAAGCGATTCAGCGCGCCGCGACCGGATGA
- a CDS encoding PilZ domain-containing protein gives MSHEDERRRHQRYPLRLPITLHRDGAPLAAHVINASEGGCLLLMSTPLEMGDVLEASIPLLGVPRTTLYVLRCQATPEGEYTVATRFDEDAGVQAASLSRLSRQ, from the coding sequence GTGTCCCACGAGGATGAACGCCGTCGGCATCAGCGCTACCCCCTGAGGCTGCCCATCACGCTGCACCGGGACGGCGCGCCACTGGCGGCCCACGTCATCAACGCCTCGGAAGGCGGCTGCCTGTTGCTCATGTCCACCCCCCTGGAGATGGGAGACGTGCTCGAGGCGAGCATTCCCCTGCTGGGTGTTCCCCGCACGACGCTGTACGTGTTGCGCTGCCAGGCGACCCCCGAGGGCGAGTACACCGTCGCGACCCGCTTCGACGAGGACGCGGGAGTGCAAGCCGCCTCCCTGAGCCGGCTGTCCCGGCAGTAG
- a CDS encoding hydroxymethylglutaryl-CoA lyase, giving the protein MDSNQQHRGPRVTGLGSLPRRVDLYEVGPRDGLQNELRTLPTRDKARLIEALIAAGEKRIEVTSFVHPKWIPQLSDAEELLRLVGRREGVTFSALVPNLKGLARAKEAGLEEAAIFISASEAHSHKNINKSIAEAVAEARQTSEAALKAGLRVRGYLSTVWGCPYEGEVPVSRVVEISRALISDGIYQLSLGDTIGVGTPRQTETILSALLEHLPVESLALHLHDTRGTALANALVGLQMGVTTFDASIGGLGGCPYAPGAAGNLATEDIVYMLHGMGVETGINLDRLVEAGMVAQELIGRKLAGKFLQAALGEREKKASRRARSPA; this is encoded by the coding sequence GTGGACTCGAACCAACAACATCGCGGCCCGCGCGTCACAGGGCTTGGCAGTCTTCCGCGGCGGGTGGACCTCTACGAGGTCGGCCCGCGCGACGGCTTGCAGAACGAATTGCGCACACTTCCCACGCGCGACAAGGCGCGGCTCATCGAGGCGCTGATCGCCGCGGGCGAGAAGCGCATCGAGGTGACGTCCTTCGTGCACCCCAAGTGGATTCCCCAGCTGTCGGACGCCGAGGAGCTGCTGCGGCTGGTGGGGCGGCGCGAGGGCGTGACGTTCTCCGCCCTGGTGCCCAACCTCAAGGGCCTGGCGCGCGCGAAGGAAGCGGGGCTGGAGGAGGCGGCGATCTTCATCTCCGCGTCCGAGGCCCACTCGCACAAGAACATCAACAAGAGCATCGCCGAGGCAGTGGCCGAGGCCCGGCAGACGAGTGAAGCGGCGCTCAAGGCCGGCCTGCGGGTGCGCGGCTACCTGTCCACGGTGTGGGGCTGCCCCTACGAGGGCGAGGTGCCCGTCTCGCGCGTGGTGGAGATCAGCCGGGCGCTCATCTCCGACGGCATCTACCAGTTGAGCCTCGGGGACACGATCGGCGTGGGCACGCCCCGGCAGACGGAGACGATCCTCTCCGCGCTGCTCGAGCACCTGCCGGTGGAGAGCCTGGCGCTGCACCTGCACGACACGCGCGGCACGGCCCTGGCCAACGCGCTGGTGGGCTTGCAGATGGGCGTGACGACGTTCGACGCCAGCATCGGCGGACTGGGCGGCTGCCCCTATGCCCCCGGCGCGGCGGGCAACCTCGCCACCGAGGACATCGTCTACATGCTGCACGGCATGGGCGTGGAGACGGGCATCAACCTGGATCGCCTCGTCGAGGCGGGCATGGTCGCCCAGGAGCTCATCGGCCGGAAGTTGGCGGGGAAGTTCCTCCAGGCCGCGCTCGGCGAGCGCGAGAAGAAGGCGAGCCGCCGGGCCCGTAGCCCGGCCTGA
- a CDS encoding DUF1206 domain-containing protein produces MNELGRKAVELKNQGDRLGAKALHHPWLVPLARMGYLAKGVVYAVVGVLALQVAFGQGGEMTDTHGALASLARGTWGTVLLAVVALGLLGFVLWRVVQAWMDPDGKGTGTKGIVVRAAYGVSAAIHASLAVAAFRMVLGRGGGGQHGDQSMQSWTAKLLSEPFGQALVAVVGLVIASMGVVQLYKAWTEKFRRKLSLRDLNASQERWTMRVCKGGIAARGVVFLMMGFFFLIAALRSNPSEARGLDGTLATLASQPYGDVLLTLAAAGLVAYAVYMAVVSRYRRFQGA; encoded by the coding sequence ATGAACGAACTGGGCCGCAAAGCCGTGGAGCTGAAGAACCAGGGGGATCGACTCGGCGCGAAGGCGCTGCATCACCCCTGGCTGGTGCCGCTGGCGCGCATGGGCTACCTGGCCAAGGGCGTGGTGTACGCCGTGGTTGGAGTGCTGGCGCTGCAGGTGGCCTTTGGGCAGGGCGGAGAGATGACGGACACGCACGGGGCGCTGGCCTCGCTGGCGCGCGGCACGTGGGGCACGGTGCTGCTGGCGGTGGTGGCCCTGGGTCTCTTGGGCTTCGTGCTGTGGCGGGTGGTGCAGGCGTGGATGGATCCGGATGGCAAGGGCACGGGGACCAAGGGGATCGTGGTCCGAGCGGCGTATGGGGTGAGCGCGGCGATTCACGCCTCGCTGGCGGTGGCGGCCTTCCGGATGGTGCTGGGCCGCGGAGGCGGGGGACAGCATGGGGACCAGAGCATGCAGTCGTGGACGGCGAAGTTGCTGTCGGAGCCGTTCGGCCAGGCGCTCGTGGCGGTGGTGGGGCTGGTGATCGCGAGCATGGGCGTGGTGCAGCTCTACAAGGCGTGGACGGAGAAGTTCCGCCGCAAGCTGAGCCTGCGGGATTTGAATGCCTCGCAGGAGCGCTGGACGATGCGCGTGTGCAAGGGAGGCATCGCCGCCCGGGGCGTGGTGTTCCTGATGATGGGCTTCTTCTTCCTGATCGCGGCGCTGCGCTCCAACCCGAGCGAGGCCCGGGGGCTGGATGGGACCCTGGCGACACTGGCGAGCCAGCCCTACGGGGATGTGCTGTTGACCCTGGCCGCCGCGGGACTCGTGGCCTACGCGGTGTACATGGCCGTCGTCTCGCGCTACCGCAGGTTCCAGGGGGCGTGA
- a CDS encoding phosphatase PAP2 family protein gives MNTGTLERRVLPDAPEVRFKPVDVVIIVACAFAAFLLVGPYRWAPGAATSAVTFFIFALGPLVLRTLESYFPRQRALSFLASFWLLPVVALGHGAMCPLVTAVTPGLQDAQLATLDQRLFGAQVSVVLGQLSPAWLTEFLLLCYYGYFLWPLVLGMTLYFAGKREAFDEYLLALSLFFAFNFVLYSLVPAIGPRYFLYGAFPETLQGLWLTPYLESAMRQPGFAKDCFPSGHTGATLVVLVYALRFERRVFRVMLVPGLGLIAATLVGRFHYATDLLCAVPLLLGVVGFAMAYTRSMARRGTEERPVGMDAIVRS, from the coding sequence GTGAATACAGGGACATTGGAGCGCCGCGTCCTTCCGGACGCGCCTGAGGTTCGGTTCAAGCCCGTCGACGTGGTCATCATCGTCGCCTGTGCGTTTGCCGCCTTCCTGCTCGTGGGGCCCTACAGGTGGGCTCCTGGCGCGGCGACTTCCGCTGTCACCTTCTTCATCTTCGCGCTCGGCCCCCTGGTGCTGCGCACCCTGGAGTCCTACTTCCCCCGCCAGCGCGCGCTCTCCTTTCTGGCCTCCTTCTGGCTGCTGCCCGTGGTGGCCCTGGGCCATGGCGCCATGTGTCCGCTGGTGACCGCCGTCACGCCCGGGCTGCAGGACGCCCAGCTCGCCACCCTGGATCAGCGCCTGTTCGGCGCCCAGGTGTCGGTGGTGCTCGGCCAGCTCTCGCCGGCCTGGCTCACCGAGTTCCTGCTGCTCTGCTACTACGGCTATTTCCTGTGGCCGCTGGTGCTCGGGATGACGCTCTACTTCGCCGGCAAGCGCGAGGCCTTCGACGAGTACCTCCTGGCGCTCAGCCTCTTCTTCGCCTTCAACTTCGTGCTGTACTCGCTCGTGCCGGCCATCGGCCCGCGCTACTTCCTCTATGGCGCCTTTCCCGAGACGCTCCAGGGCCTGTGGCTGACGCCCTACCTGGAATCGGCCATGCGCCAGCCGGGCTTCGCCAAGGACTGCTTTCCCTCGGGCCACACCGGGGCCACGCTCGTGGTGCTGGTGTACGCCCTGCGCTTCGAGCGGCGCGTCTTCCGGGTGATGCTGGTGCCGGGCCTGGGCCTCATCGCGGCGACGCTGGTGGGCCGCTTCCACTACGCCACGGACCTGTTGTGCGCCGTGCCCCTGCTGCTCGGGGTGGTGGGCTTCGCCATGGCCTATACCCGTTCGATGGCGCGGCGCGGAACAGAAGAGCGTCCGGTGGGGATGGACGCTATCGTGCGCTCCTGA
- a CDS encoding aminotransferase class I/II-fold pyridoxal phosphate-dependent enzyme translates to MSRPVLAGRVAPLGTTVFSEFSALALQHGAVNLGQGFPDFDGPEAVKEAARTAITEGLNQYAPGIGLRALRVAIAEHSARFYGQQIDPDTMVTVTSGATEAILCVLLGLVDPGDEVVLFEPFYDSYDANIAFVGARPRYVPLRPPDATHATWWFDRDEVRAAFGPRTRLLILNSPHNPTGKVFTREELEFLGGLCAEHDARVLSDEVYEHIVFGPARHLRASTLPVLADRTVTVSSGGKTFSLTGWKVGWFIAPPALNDAVRRAHQFVTFATATPLQVAMAAALRLPDSYFQELSRAYHARRERLLAGLTRAGLEVHSPEGSYFILADISGQGHGDDVAFCRHLVTHVGVAAIPPSVFYGPEHRHLGRGFARFAFCKTDAVLDEAARRLKEGLASSR, encoded by the coding sequence ATGAGCAGGCCGGTACTCGCGGGTAGGGTGGCCCCCCTGGGCACCACCGTCTTCTCGGAATTCAGCGCGCTGGCCCTCCAGCACGGAGCGGTGAACCTGGGGCAGGGCTTCCCGGACTTCGATGGGCCCGAGGCCGTCAAGGAGGCCGCGCGCACGGCCATCACCGAGGGCCTCAACCAGTACGCCCCGGGCATTGGCCTGCGCGCGCTGCGCGTGGCCATCGCCGAGCACTCCGCGCGCTTCTACGGCCAGCAGATTGATCCGGACACCATGGTGACCGTCACCAGCGGCGCCACCGAGGCCATCCTCTGCGTGCTGCTGGGGCTGGTGGATCCAGGCGACGAGGTGGTGCTCTTCGAGCCCTTCTACGACTCGTACGACGCCAACATCGCCTTCGTCGGGGCCCGGCCGCGCTACGTGCCGCTGCGCCCCCCGGATGCCACGCATGCCACGTGGTGGTTCGATCGCGACGAGGTGCGCGCGGCGTTCGGCCCCCGCACGCGCCTGCTCATCCTCAATTCGCCCCACAATCCCACCGGCAAGGTGTTCACCCGCGAGGAACTCGAGTTCCTCGGCGGCCTGTGCGCCGAGCATGACGCGCGCGTGCTCTCGGACGAGGTGTACGAGCACATCGTCTTCGGCCCGGCGCGGCACCTGCGCGCCTCCACGCTGCCCGTGCTCGCGGACCGCACGGTGACGGTGAGCAGCGGGGGAAAGACGTTCAGCCTCACCGGCTGGAAGGTGGGGTGGTTCATCGCGCCCCCCGCGCTCAACGACGCCGTGCGGCGCGCGCACCAGTTCGTCACCTTCGCCACCGCCACGCCCCTGCAGGTCGCCATGGCGGCGGCGCTGCGGCTGCCGGACTCGTACTTCCAGGAGCTGAGCCGCGCCTACCACGCCCGGCGCGAGCGCCTGCTCGCGGGCCTCACGCGCGCGGGGCTCGAGGTCCACTCCCCCGAGGGCAGCTACTTCATCCTCGCGGACATCTCCGGACAGGGGCATGGGGACGACGTGGCCTTCTGCCGCCACCTGGTGACGCACGTGGGCGTGGCCGCCATTCCGCCGAGCGTCTTCTACGGGCCCGAGCACCGGCACCTGGGCCGGGGCTTCGCGCGCTTCGCCTTCTGCAAGACCGACGCGGTGCTCGACGAGGCGGCCCGCCGGCTCAAGGAAGGGCTCGCCTCGTCGCGCTGA
- a CDS encoding methylmalonyl-CoA mutase family protein, translating into MSQVPLHIATDFPAPSVDDWRRLVDKDLKGKPFTSLQSSLEGGLSLRPLYTPEDAASTPPPEPPGVAPYVRGTHPLGLTEGGWLVCQEYSEPDVALASEAIRVDLERGALGVWLCLGESRGIRVADPASLERLLAHVPLDRTPVFLEPEAKPLSFAHLLLGAAQKARVPREKLRGCLGLDPLGALARTNALAATPGVEWDAEAVSLVQSLRQEAPGLRALLVSTRPYADAGATSVHELAWAIATGVEYLRTLERAGVPPEDAARSLQFALSVGGQFFPEIARLRAARLLWSKVVAASGGSPDAQAMALHARTASATKTQRDPWVNILRATAESFAAVVGGANSVSTSPFDEALGTPDAGARRLARNTQLILRDESSLNRVADPAGGSYYLEQLTGEFARAAWAELRRIEALGGMARALATGEVERVLAETRAARDKAVRTRRLPIVGVSEFPHLGETPVRREARPSVPGNPSPRPTRVAETFEALRDASDRYLLSHGVRPRAFMANLGTVAEHTTRSTWIVNALAVGGIEAQEHHGFADAAAAAELFASSGAALAVISGPDALYPDQVPALCAALKARGARVVAVAGRPGDHEAAFRAAGVELFIYAGADLVALLSSLHQQLGVA; encoded by the coding sequence ATGTCGCAAGTGCCTCTTCACATCGCCACGGACTTCCCAGCCCCCTCGGTGGACGACTGGCGCCGGCTCGTGGACAAGGACCTGAAGGGCAAGCCCTTCACGTCGCTCCAGTCATCGCTCGAGGGAGGCCTGTCGCTGCGGCCCCTCTACACGCCCGAGGACGCGGCCAGCACCCCTCCGCCCGAGCCTCCCGGCGTCGCCCCCTACGTGCGCGGCACCCATCCGCTCGGCCTCACCGAGGGCGGCTGGCTCGTCTGCCAGGAGTACTCCGAGCCGGACGTGGCGCTCGCCTCCGAGGCCATCCGCGTGGACCTGGAGCGCGGCGCCCTCGGCGTGTGGTTGTGCCTCGGCGAGTCGCGGGGCATCCGCGTGGCGGACCCGGCCTCCCTGGAGCGGCTGCTCGCCCACGTGCCGCTCGACAGGACGCCCGTGTTCCTCGAGCCGGAGGCGAAGCCGCTCTCCTTCGCGCACCTGCTGCTGGGGGCCGCGCAAAAGGCCCGGGTCCCGCGCGAGAAGCTTCGCGGCTGCCTCGGTCTCGATCCGCTCGGCGCCCTGGCGCGCACGAATGCGCTGGCCGCGACGCCCGGGGTGGAGTGGGACGCCGAGGCGGTGTCCCTCGTCCAGTCGCTGCGCCAGGAGGCGCCGGGCCTGCGCGCGCTGCTCGTCTCGACGCGCCCCTACGCCGACGCGGGCGCCACGTCCGTGCACGAGCTGGCGTGGGCCATCGCCACGGGCGTGGAGTACCTGCGGACGCTGGAGCGCGCGGGCGTGCCCCCCGAGGACGCGGCGCGCTCCCTCCAGTTCGCCCTGTCCGTCGGGGGCCAGTTCTTCCCGGAGATCGCCAGGCTGCGCGCGGCGCGGCTGCTGTGGTCCAAGGTCGTCGCCGCCTCGGGAGGCTCGCCCGATGCGCAGGCCATGGCGCTGCACGCGCGCACCGCGAGCGCCACCAAGACCCAGAGAGATCCCTGGGTGAACATCCTGCGCGCCACCGCCGAGTCGTTCGCCGCCGTGGTGGGCGGCGCGAACAGCGTGAGCACCTCGCCCTTCGACGAGGCGCTCGGGACGCCGGACGCGGGCGCCCGCCGCCTCGCGCGCAACACACAGCTCATCCTGCGCGACGAGTCGAGCCTCAACCGGGTGGCGGACCCCGCCGGGGGCAGCTACTACCTCGAGCAGCTCACCGGGGAGTTCGCGCGCGCGGCGTGGGCGGAGCTGCGGCGCATCGAGGCGCTGGGCGGCATGGCCCGGGCGCTCGCCACGGGAGAGGTGGAGCGGGTGCTCGCCGAGACGCGCGCCGCGCGGGACAAGGCCGTGCGCACGCGCCGCCTGCCCATCGTGGGCGTGAGCGAGTTCCCCCACCTGGGCGAGACGCCCGTGCGCCGCGAGGCCCGTCCGTCCGTCCCGGGCAACCCGTCGCCGCGCCCCACACGGGTGGCCGAGACGTTCGAGGCGCTGCGCGACGCGAGCGACCGGTACCTGCTCTCGCACGGCGTGCGGCCGCGCGCCTTCATGGCCAACCTGGGCACGGTGGCCGAGCACACCACGCGCTCGACGTGGATCGTCAACGCGCTGGCCGTCGGCGGCATCGAGGCCCAGGAGCACCACGGCTTCGCGGACGCGGCCGCCGCGGCGGAGCTCTTCGCCAGCTCTGGCGCCGCGCTCGCGGTCATCTCCGGCCCGGACGCGCTCTACCCGGACCAGGTGCCCGCGCTGTGCGCCGCGCTCAAGGCCCGAGGGGCCCGGGTGGTGGCGGTGGCGGGCCGTCCCGGTGATCACGAGGCCGCGTTCCGCGCGGCGGGCGTGGAGCTCTTCATCTACGCGGGGGCGGACCTGGTCGCGCTCCTGTCCTCACTGCACCAGCAACTCGGAGTGGCCTGA